Proteins encoded in a region of the Phycisphaerae bacterium genome:
- a CDS encoding glycoside hydrolase family 38 C-terminal domain-containing protein, producing MQKKNGIENILDKWRNIIKSKKRQIISFEEIIQQKIESLKYWIYPEKEPIEGWEYRQFKYTRKRERLFVGEEWKPIYVEDCWGEDDFSAIFRCKAKMPVKFRGKNVVLKLYFSGDSLLYINDKPYHGQDPFRDVIPLTNCATGQETYDFQLESYIMWEIVEPKKLECSHFAVFDQEINDAYWDLRAAFNVMITEGLEQEVVDLLRNALHKATRHIDQREQSYQRAREATLSAQEIIRKEVYETNVFRKKGLMHLCGNSHLDIVYLWTHAEFVRKIGRTHATALRMMERFAHYKFSQSQPLMYKEMKENYPDLHEQVKQRVKEGRWEVIGAFWVEPDCNLISGESFVRQILHGVDFIEREFNITPKTAWIPDVFGNAWTMPQILIKCGLKYFVTHKMAFWNDTNKWKHSVFWWQSPDGSKIFATVPPTHFIGTMEPDHLKQHWDEFSERATIGESLYAYGWGDGGGGPDSEMLEYAKRYENFPGMVPTKMSLVEECLERMYNKALDVNLPVLNDELYLEEHRGVYTTKGRLKKLNRYCEILYRKAEIFSCFAHLKYPVIELDKGWKEVLTNQFHDSLPGTHVTDAYLDLLDSYKIATNIGEHLLRNALDDIASRTDTRGHGKAVVIFNSQPYPRDSIVRIEYSEKNIYILDENGDEVPHQFIADFETGKTILIFLAKNISSVGYSIYRLVEGKGKKIKSPVKVSSTTLENNFLKVVLNEKGELLSLFDKLTNREHINPAKRGNVMKLYEDIPGKYDAWDIEAHYTDLEFDISGVSSIEIDEEGPVRSSIKITRNFCNSHMIQRIILAADSRRVDFETYVDWKEQHKLLKTRFHTNIITRKATYDIAFGNIDRPTTRNNSYEEAKFEVPAHMWMDLSQGDFGLSLLNDSKYGHEAHDGTMTLSLLKGPKYPDPVSDQEEHYFVYSLYSHPGDWRYGNTIKEAQDFNDPFDVILCDNHDGELPPKQSFLAIDNVGLTLEALKKAETSDEIVVRVVERHGSQHNANIRFWQQLCHVSECNLLEREDKSANFSKHDIPFILSPYEIKTFKIKFAF from the coding sequence ATGCAAAAAAAAAATGGTATAGAGAATATTTTAGACAAATGGCGTAATATCATAAAAAGCAAGAAACGTCAGATTATCTCATTTGAGGAAATTATACAGCAGAAAATTGAGTCACTCAAATACTGGATATATCCGGAAAAGGAACCAATTGAGGGATGGGAATATCGCCAGTTTAAATATACCCGGAAGCGAGAACGACTCTTTGTTGGCGAAGAATGGAAACCCATATATGTTGAAGATTGCTGGGGTGAAGACGACTTCAGCGCCATATTTCGCTGCAAAGCAAAGATGCCTGTAAAATTCCGGGGCAAAAATGTGGTGCTCAAGCTTTATTTTAGCGGTGACTCACTTCTCTATATTAACGACAAACCATACCATGGACAAGATCCTTTTCGTGATGTCATTCCACTTACTAATTGTGCTACCGGCCAGGAAACTTACGACTTCCAACTCGAATCCTATATTATGTGGGAAATTGTTGAACCCAAAAAACTGGAATGCTCACATTTTGCCGTTTTCGACCAGGAAATCAACGATGCATATTGGGATCTGCGGGCAGCTTTCAATGTAATGATAACAGAAGGACTTGAGCAGGAAGTAGTTGACTTACTTCGTAATGCTTTGCACAAAGCGACACGCCATATTGACCAGCGGGAACAATCCTATCAAAGGGCCAGGGAGGCAACCCTCTCGGCTCAAGAAATTATCCGCAAGGAGGTTTATGAAACCAACGTTTTTCGGAAAAAGGGTCTGATGCATCTTTGTGGCAATTCACATCTGGACATAGTTTATTTGTGGACACATGCAGAGTTCGTACGCAAAATCGGTAGAACCCATGCAACCGCCTTGCGAATGATGGAACGGTTTGCCCATTATAAGTTCTCTCAGAGCCAGCCGCTAATGTACAAGGAGATGAAGGAAAATTATCCTGATCTTCACGAGCAAGTTAAGCAACGCGTAAAGGAAGGCCGATGGGAAGTTATTGGTGCGTTTTGGGTCGAACCTGACTGCAACCTTATTTCCGGAGAGTCTTTTGTACGGCAGATACTCCATGGCGTAGATTTTATTGAACGTGAATTTAATATTACACCTAAAACTGCATGGATTCCGGATGTTTTCGGCAATGCATGGACAATGCCACAGATTCTCATTAAGTGTGGACTAAAATACTTTGTAACACACAAAATGGCTTTTTGGAATGATACAAATAAGTGGAAGCACAGTGTTTTCTGGTGGCAGAGTCCCGACGGATCCAAAATTTTTGCCACTGTTCCGCCAACACATTTTATTGGTACGATGGAACCGGATCATCTCAAACAACACTGGGACGAGTTTTCAGAGCGTGCTACAATCGGAGAAAGTCTTTACGCCTATGGCTGGGGAGACGGCGGCGGTGGTCCGGACTCAGAAATGCTGGAATATGCCAAACGATATGAAAATTTTCCCGGCATGGTCCCGACGAAAATGTCACTTGTTGAGGAATGTCTTGAACGTATGTATAACAAGGCCCTTGATGTCAATCTGCCGGTGCTTAACGATGAACTATATCTTGAAGAGCACCGTGGAGTCTATACCACTAAGGGCAGACTCAAAAAGCTTAATCGCTACTGTGAAATCCTATATCGCAAGGCGGAGATATTCTCCTGTTTTGCTCATTTAAAGTATCCTGTGATAGAATTAGATAAAGGATGGAAAGAAGTTTTAACCAATCAGTTTCACGATTCTCTTCCCGGTACTCATGTCACGGACGCATACCTTGACCTTCTCGACTCTTATAAGATAGCTACGAATATCGGTGAGCATCTGTTACGGAACGCCTTGGACGACATTGCATCAAGAACTGACACGCGTGGACATGGAAAAGCAGTGGTGATTTTTAACTCACAGCCTTATCCACGTGACTCAATTGTACGCATTGAATATTCCGAGAAGAATATTTATATACTTGACGAAAACGGTGATGAAGTACCACATCAATTCATTGCAGACTTTGAGACAGGCAAAACTATACTTATATTTCTCGCCAAGAATATTTCTTCTGTTGGTTACTCGATATACCGTTTAGTTGAAGGCAAAGGCAAAAAAATAAAATCTCCAGTTAAAGTCTCCTCAACGACCCTTGAGAATAATTTCCTTAAAGTGGTACTTAACGAGAAGGGCGAACTCCTTTCTCTTTTCGACAAACTAACTAACCGCGAACATATTAATCCTGCTAAACGCGGCAATGTGATGAAACTTTATGAAGATATTCCCGGCAAGTACGATGCATGGGATATCGAAGCACATTATACTGACCTTGAATTCGATATCTCTGGTGTGTCATCGATAGAGATTGATGAGGAAGGCCCTGTTCGTTCGAGTATCAAGATAACACGAAATTTTTGTAATTCACACATGATTCAACGTATTATTTTAGCTGCTGACTCAAGACGTGTTGATTTTGAAACTTACGTAGACTGGAAAGAACAGCATAAATTATTAAAAACGAGATTCCATACGAACATCATAACTCGAAAAGCCACTTATGATATCGCTTTTGGCAACATAGACCGTCCTACTACCAGAAACAACTCTTACGAAGAAGCCAAATTTGAAGTCCCTGCACATATGTGGATGGACCTTTCGCAGGGCGATTTCGGACTAAGTTTGCTGAACGACAGCAAATATGGCCACGAGGCGCACGATGGCACAATGACGCTAAGCCTGCTGAAAGGCCCAAAATATCCCGATCCTGTGTCTGACCAAGAGGAACACTATTTCGTCTACTCTCTATATTCACATCCAGGAGATTGGCGTTATGGCAATACGATCAAAGAAGCTCAAGATTTTAATGACCCGTTTGATGTGATATTGTGTGACAACCACGATGGTGAATTGCCTCCAAAGCAGTCGTTTTTGGCTATAGATAACGTCGGTTTAACTTTGGAGGCTCTCAAAAA
- a CDS encoding sugar isomerase domain-containing protein yields the protein MTTNSRGRSYLQNIQNKLGLVESHQAEAFHQAGLMIADAYQQDRLVHVYGGGGHTCLMVFEMFFRAGGLANINPIIGHDISPICEALKYLEVERTQGYANCLIRYYEIAKDDLLIIFHNIGMNPTTIDAADEAKKRGAKIIAISSSQWRDNLPLDHHIRHPNKKHLFEYANLCIDDENPYGDADFRVEGFDVPIGPTSTMVDAYISHRIVIEAVAEMVKRGIEPPIFQSANMPGGDEYNARLIKRYKSRVKGL from the coding sequence ATGACAACTAACAGTCGCGGACGTAGTTACCTTCAGAATATCCAGAACAAGCTTGGTCTTGTGGAATCTCATCAAGCAGAGGCTTTCCACCAGGCTGGATTAATGATTGCGGATGCTTATCAGCAAGACCGGTTGGTACACGTGTACGGTGGCGGCGGGCATACCTGCCTGATGGTCTTTGAGATGTTTTTTCGCGCAGGCGGCCTGGCAAATATTAATCCAATTATAGGTCACGATATAAGCCCCATTTGTGAGGCTTTGAAATATCTGGAAGTAGAGCGAACACAGGGCTATGCTAATTGTTTAATTCGTTATTATGAGATTGCTAAAGATGACCTGCTGATCATTTTTCATAATATTGGAATGAACCCTACGACAATTGATGCTGCGGACGAAGCCAAAAAAAGAGGTGCCAAAATCATTGCCATTTCCTCATCTCAATGGCGAGATAATCTTCCGCTCGATCATCACATTCGACATCCTAACAAAAAGCATCTTTTTGAATATGCCAATTTGTGTATCGACGATGAAAACCCTTATGGTGATGCGGATTTTCGAGTCGAGGGCTTCGACGTACCAATTGGTCCAACTTCTACGATGGTGGATGCTTATATATCTCACAGGATTGTCATTGAGGCTGTAGCGGAAATGGTGAAACGCGGCATAGAGCCGCCAATATTCCAGAGCGCCAACATGCCCGGCGGGGATGAATATAATGCCCGTCTTATCAAGCGATATAAATCGCGTGTCAAAGGGCTTTAA
- a CDS encoding LamG domain-containing protein → MKKNILRVTVIVLMVLVMNVISNATIVTSGLVSHWTFDEGSGSAAVDSAGSNAGVITGTTSYITDTAGIGSSYSLNFTKSLGSYVAVADDASLNTSSRTVGAWIKVGTPTGYDARYIVTKVGAGTGGWMLWNNRDWNDDRVNYAHWGNFDLSGVDVPYVLDLHTTWHYVVVTYDWNAGTSTGTAKIYIDGIVKGTGTGTNTGITSYGLYIGGSEGSAGFNGLIDEVTYYNRALSQAEIQQNYDAMFIPEPCTLVLLGAGLVSLIHRKTR, encoded by the coding sequence ATGAAGAAGAATATTTTAAGAGTTACAGTTATTGTGTTAATGGTGCTTGTAATGAATGTAATTTCCAATGCTACCATTGTGACCAGCGGCCTGGTTTCACATTGGACGTTTGACGAAGGCAGTGGTAGTGCCGCTGTTGACTCCGCAGGGAGTAACGCTGGCGTAATCACCGGTACAACGTCGTACATAACTGATACGGCCGGAATTGGGAGTAGCTACTCGCTGAATTTCACCAAGTCATTAGGCTCTTACGTGGCCGTGGCTGATGATGCAAGTTTGAACACGTCATCGCGAACAGTAGGCGCATGGATCAAGGTAGGCACTCCTACCGGATACGATGCCAGATATATCGTTACCAAGGTGGGGGCGGGTACTGGCGGCTGGATGCTTTGGAATAACCGCGACTGGAATGATGACAGGGTTAACTACGCCCATTGGGGCAACTTCGATCTGTCGGGAGTTGATGTACCTTATGTTTTAGATTTACACACCACATGGCACTATGTGGTTGTTACTTATGATTGGAATGCCGGCACTTCAACCGGTACAGCAAAAATCTATATCGATGGAATTGTGAAGGGAACAGGAACAGGAACTAACACCGGCATAACCAGCTATGGCTTGTATATCGGAGGTTCTGAAGGCAGTGCCGGTTTCAATGGCCTGATCGACGAAGTTACTTACTACAACAGAGCCTTGTCGCAGGCAGAAATACAGCAGAATTACGATGCCATGTTCATTCCAGAACCCTGTACTTTAGTGTTGCTGGGAGCAGGACTGGTAAGTCTTATTCATAGAAAAACCAGATAA
- a CDS encoding LamG domain-containing protein: protein MIDVKHILGYAVVGFLVLGICTIVSAHNPVVTNGLVSHWEMEEGSGNTTVDSVGSNDGTFANFTTGGDLPTWSTDVAGAGSTYSISFNTASGGQVVRNTSPTGTNTDGKTVGLWVKAIGLQNQEVFLFSNAVAGGGVGWMLRLVDNGTKWDYGHYGIVAITSTAVDINKWHYVVATKEATTANLYIDGVLAYSNTITGYNSSTEDLTIGCAQGDETVSSDELGLNGLIDEVTFYNRALTAEEVLQNYNAMQIIKCPTTDLTNDCYVDFRDLAAMAADWLVCGWVTGDCTF, encoded by the coding sequence TTAGGATACGCAGTCGTTGGTTTTCTAGTACTTGGAATATGTACTATTGTGAGTGCTCATAATCCTGTTGTAACCAACGGTCTCGTTTCACACTGGGAAATGGAAGAGGGTAGTGGGAATACCACCGTAGATTCGGTTGGATCGAATGATGGTACCTTTGCAAATTTTACTACTGGTGGCGATCTTCCCACATGGTCGACAGACGTTGCCGGGGCAGGTTCTACGTACTCGATAAGTTTTAACACCGCAAGTGGCGGACAAGTTGTCCGGAACACCTCTCCTACGGGTACAAACACAGATGGAAAGACTGTAGGACTGTGGGTCAAGGCAATCGGTCTCCAAAACCAAGAGGTTTTTCTATTCTCAAACGCAGTCGCAGGTGGCGGAGTCGGCTGGATGTTGAGATTGGTTGATAACGGAACCAAATGGGATTACGGGCACTATGGAATAGTCGCAATTACTTCGACTGCTGTAGATATTAACAAGTGGCACTATGTTGTAGCCACCAAGGAAGCAACAACGGCTAATCTGTATATTGATGGAGTTCTTGCGTATAGCAATACTATTACCGGATACAACTCCTCTACAGAAGATTTGACCATCGGCTGTGCACAAGGGGACGAAACTGTAAGTAGCGATGAGCTTGGGCTGAATGGTCTAATTGACGAAGTTACCTTTTACAATAGAGCCTTGACTGCCGAGGAAGTTTTGCAAAACTATAACGCCATGCAAATCATTAAATGTCCAACTACTGATTTGACTAATGATTGCTACGTCGACTTCCGAGACTTAGCAGCCATGGCCGCAGATTGGCTTGTTTGTGGCTGGGTAACCGGTGATTGCACATTTTAA